The Kribbella sp. NBC_00662 nucleotide sequence TACCGCGGCGCCGACCGGGACGAGCTGACCTTGGAGATCACGCCCCGCCCGGTGGCCCGCTGATCAGCGCTGACCGATGTGCTCCGAGACCGCGTCGAACACGCGGCCGACCGCGGCGAAGTCCTCGGAGCTGGCGAGGTCGACCAGGTTCTCCCGGACGCCCTCGACGTGGTCCGGCGCGGCCTGCTCCAGCAGGGAGAATCCGGCCTCGGTCAGCTCGGCCCAGACTCCGCGTTTGTCGCTCGTGCACGACGTACGCCGAACCAGGTCCGCCGCCTCGAGGCGGCCGACCGTGTGGGTCAGGCGCGACCGGCTCTGGTGCAGCCGGTCGGCCAGATCCGCCATCCGGAGCCGCCGGTCGGGGGACTCCGACAGCCGGACCAGGATCTCGTAGTCGTTGATGCCGAGACCGAATCGGCGCAGGTCGTCGTCCAGCTTGGCCATCAGGCGTGCGGTGCCCAGCAGGTACGCACGCCACGCCACCTGCTGCTCGGGGCTGAGCCACCGAGTCCCAGTCTCCATCGTCGTCACGGGAACAGTGTACCGGGAATGTAGTTGACTTTTAAACCGTTACTGCCTACTGTCGTAGTCATCGGTTGAAGTTTTAACTATAGACCCGGCTGCGTCGCCCCCGACCAGTACGTACACCTTCCCGAGAGGACCCCATGAGCGACACCACCACCGGCACCCTGACCAGCACCATCCCCGGCCTGGTCGCCGGTACGTACGCCATCGACACCGCGCACACCGAGATCGGCTTCACCGTCCGGCACCTGATGACCAAGGTCCGCGGCACCTTCCAGGAGTTCAGCGGCGAGATCACCGTCAAGGACACCATCGAGGAGTCCGGCACGAACGTCTCCATCGAGCTCGGTTCCGTGCACACCCGGAACGAGCAGCGCGACGGGCACCTGAAGTCCGGCGACTTCTTCGACGCCGAGAACAGCCCGAAGATGACCTTCGTCAGCACCGCGATCAAGCCGGAGGGTGACGACTACATCCTCGCCGGCGAGCTGACCATCAAGAACGTCACCAAGCCGGTCGAGCTCGGCGTCGAGTTCCTCGGCGTCGACCAGAACGCCTACGGCCAGACCATCATCGGCTTCGAGGCCTCCACCTCGATCAGCCGCAAGGAGTGGGGCATCGACTTCAACGTCCCGCTCGAGGGTGGCAAGCTGCTGATCGGCGACAAGGTGGACATCCACCTCGACGTCCAGGCTGCTCTGCAGGCCTGACGCACCACGACCAAAGCCCCGCATCCGCCACGGATGCGGGGCTTCGTCACGCCTGGACCATCCGGTGGGCGAGGTCGGCGTACAGCTTGCCGAGTGCTTCGGGGTCACCGCGGTGCGGCGTGTACCAGCGGGCCACGTCGATCGAGAGC carries:
- a CDS encoding MarR family winged helix-turn-helix transcriptional regulator, whose product is METGTRWLSPEQQVAWRAYLLGTARLMAKLDDDLRRFGLGINDYEILVRLSESPDRRLRMADLADRLHQSRSRLTHTVGRLEAADLVRRTSCTSDKRGVWAELTEAGFSLLEQAAPDHVEGVRENLVDLASSEDFAAVGRVFDAVSEHIGQR
- a CDS encoding YceI family protein, translated to MSDTTTGTLTSTIPGLVAGTYAIDTAHTEIGFTVRHLMTKVRGTFQEFSGEITVKDTIEESGTNVSIELGSVHTRNEQRDGHLKSGDFFDAENSPKMTFVSTAIKPEGDDYILAGELTIKNVTKPVELGVEFLGVDQNAYGQTIIGFEASTSISRKEWGIDFNVPLEGGKLLIGDKVDIHLDVQAALQA